From a region of the Butyrivibrio sp. AE3004 genome:
- a CDS encoding DUF4003 family protein → MKDTVQKRCELLVENRNIIHEGFKLENSLLKAVAGAAFAEKEKTVDVEYLKECRKLLRDKQGALSFFRGNNELIVSTRMALSSDPEKYIDELVEVYNKFQKGKFFGSTYRVLAAMSICDVGKFAEADAIIEKTNAIMTGMKKNHPFITSDEDTSFAVLLAMTEKSVEDILTELEDAYQYIKKSFSLHENAAYSLTQVLTIYDGRYEDKRDRALEIYNAFKAAGLKYGKEYELASLGTLININMSVEELISEIAEASEFFNGKKGFGMLDMSRQTKLMLGAMVVSGVYSEENSVTDASVTSGALAMIIAEQTAMLVAIMIASTSAATASSSH, encoded by the coding sequence CCGGAGCTGCTTTTGCAGAAAAGGAAAAGACAGTGGATGTGGAGTATTTGAAGGAGTGCAGAAAGCTCTTAAGGGATAAGCAGGGGGCACTTTCATTTTTTCGTGGCAATAATGAGCTTATTGTATCAACAAGAATGGCACTTAGCAGTGATCCCGAAAAGTATATTGATGAGTTGGTAGAGGTATATAACAAGTTCCAGAAGGGCAAATTCTTTGGATCAACATACAGGGTACTTGCAGCCATGTCAATCTGTGATGTAGGCAAGTTTGCAGAGGCAGATGCCATCATTGAGAAAACTAATGCCATAATGACCGGAATGAAGAAAAATCATCCTTTCATTACTTCTGATGAGGATACCAGTTTTGCTGTGCTGCTTGCCATGACAGAAAAAAGTGTGGAAGACATTCTCACGGAGCTTGAAGATGCATATCAATACATAAAGAAGAGCTTTTCACTTCATGAGAATGCTGCGTATTCACTTACTCAGGTACTTACTATATATGATGGCAGGTATGAGGATAAGAGGGACAGGGCTCTTGAAATATATAATGCATTTAAAGCAGCAGGCTTGAAATACGGAAAAGAATATGAACTTGCGTCCCTGGGAACTCTGATTAACATCAATATGAGTGTTGAGGAGTTGATATCTGAGATAGCTGAAGCTTCAGAATTCTTCAATGGCAAAAAGGGATTTGGCATGTTAGATATGAGCAGGCAGACAAAGCTTATGCTTGGGGCCATGGTGGTATCCGGTGTATATTCAGAGGAGAATTCTGTCACAGATGCTTCAGTGACGAGCGGGGCACTTGCAATGATAATAGCAGAGCAGACAGCTATGCTTGTTGCGATAATGATTGCATCGACATCCGCAGCAACCGCATCTTCTTCACATTGA
- a CDS encoding MerR family transcriptional regulator, translated as MEKKMTSGEMAKKAGVSQKAIRLYDEKGLLKPTEYSEGNYRLYDDAALQILEKIVALKQIGFSLEEIRDNLKSGEAGDIKGALEIQLQKMEEKKYQLEKITDAIKRTLARKESLDWDDVAGIVQYVSADQSADERHWDALKHTSGEMDWYVRIFRSLDLQEENRVLDLGCGYAKLWRNNWTDIPKGTKISGYDIHGSWADDFAKFIPDNMDKLPEGVEISLEFSDLEDEKTWEQIERTGVYDVVVAHYLDSEIKNIEALVASASRAVAENGFFSFNGGNVANWNNLFKEVLEAIGEDVSFIDETIAIQTEKRNQYIAMMEKYFARVESVLLPNFWHYTEAKEIVAKMKDYYSNQEKIITGCEDKLLAYFEDKIEKDGEFVLEARSQFWHCYKK; from the coding sequence ATGGAGAAGAAAATGACATCCGGAGAAATGGCTAAAAAGGCGGGAGTATCACAAAAGGCGATACGTCTTTATGATGAAAAGGGACTCCTTAAGCCGACAGAGTATTCTGAAGGTAATTATCGTTTGTATGATGATGCAGCACTGCAGATTCTTGAAAAGATCGTTGCTTTGAAGCAGATAGGATTTTCACTTGAAGAAATCCGTGACAACTTAAAGAGTGGAGAAGCAGGAGACATCAAAGGTGCACTGGAGATTCAGCTTCAGAAGATGGAGGAAAAGAAATATCAGCTTGAGAAGATCACAGATGCAATCAAAAGAACATTAGCCCGCAAGGAGAGTCTTGATTGGGATGATGTTGCAGGGATAGTGCAGTATGTCAGCGCTGACCAGTCGGCGGATGAGCGCCATTGGGATGCTTTGAAACATACAAGCGGAGAGATGGACTGGTATGTAAGAATTTTCCGGTCACTTGATCTTCAAGAGGAAAACAGAGTCCTGGATCTTGGATGCGGATATGCGAAGCTTTGGAGAAACAACTGGACTGATATTCCTAAGGGGACAAAGATATCCGGATACGATATTCATGGAAGCTGGGCTGATGACTTTGCAAAATTTATACCTGATAATATGGATAAATTGCCCGAGGGAGTGGAAATTAGCCTTGAATTTTCTGATCTCGAGGATGAGAAGACCTGGGAACAAATAGAAAGAACCGGTGTTTATGATGTGGTTGTAGCGCATTATCTTGATTCTGAGATAAAGAATATCGAAGCTTTGGTGGCTAGTGCAAGCAGGGCTGTGGCAGAGAATGGTTTTTTCTCCTTTAACGGCGGAAATGTGGCAAATTGGAACAATCTCTTTAAGGAAGTGCTTGAGGCAATCGGGGAAGATGTGTCCTTTATAGATGAAACAATAGCCATACAGACAGAGAAGAGAAATCAGTACATAGCCATGATGGAGAAGTATTTTGCGAGGGTGGAATCAGTTCTTTTGCCAAACTTCTGGCATTATACAGAGGCAAAAGAAATTGTGGCAAAGATGAAGGATTACTATAGTAATCAAGAGAAAATCATTACCGGCTGCGAGGATAAGCTACTTGCGTATTTCGAGGATAAGATTGAAAAAGACGGTGAGTTTGTACTTGAGGCCAGAAGCCAGTTCTGGCACTGCTACAAAAAGTAA
- a CDS encoding macro domain-containing protein, with protein MPFQIIRNDITKVEADAIVNTANPKVTIGDGVDYAIYEAAGREKLLAEREKIGALEPGEVGVTPAFDLNAKYIIHVSSPRWVGGDEGEAELLRKCYDESLYIAYEKGCRSIAYPLLATGTYQFPKDLGIKIATDAFKAFLEDHEMEITLVVFGKETFRISGELFDDVCSFINQRYVENAEHDEYTRDWNVQAQRLSLEDEDEDYSCEESYEEEDEECEIPEDFDYSCEADFDVEYPDSEDTLSEDFEDEEPSPKEYGNPKTSAGIDSIRKIRGIFKKSKETGAAKTSAPAAAESARMFTGAAVPPKSLEETLKGIYKESFGEHLQRLINKKGLKASEVYAAANMSKQYFSKLLNDKVKPSKEKMLALAVGLRLNMDETVDFLRLAGYAMSPISQTDAVVEYFIRKQEYNVMQIDVVLYEYGLDPISKYS; from the coding sequence ATGCCTTTTCAGATTATCCGTAATGACATAACAAAAGTTGAAGCAGATGCCATAGTCAATACAGCAAACCCTAAGGTTACAATTGGTGATGGTGTTGACTATGCGATATATGAGGCAGCAGGCAGAGAAAAGCTTCTTGCTGAGAGGGAGAAGATAGGTGCTCTTGAACCGGGTGAAGTGGGAGTCACTCCTGCTTTTGACCTTAATGCCAAATATATTATTCATGTGAGCAGCCCCCGGTGGGTAGGCGGAGATGAAGGTGAGGCAGAACTTTTAAGGAAATGCTATGATGAATCGCTTTACATAGCGTATGAAAAGGGCTGTCGGTCCATAGCTTATCCACTTCTTGCTACAGGAACATATCAGTTTCCTAAGGATCTGGGAATAAAGATTGCGACGGATGCATTCAAGGCTTTTCTTGAAGATCATGAGATGGAAATAACACTCGTGGTATTTGGAAAAGAGACTTTTAGGATTTCAGGTGAACTCTTCGATGATGTTTGCAGTTTTATCAATCAGAGATATGTGGAGAATGCGGAGCATGATGAGTATACTCGGGACTGGAATGTTCAAGCACAGAGACTTTCATTGGAAGATGAGGATGAAGATTATTCCTGTGAAGAGTCATACGAGGAAGAAGACGAAGAATGTGAAATCCCGGAGGATTTTGATTATTCTTGTGAAGCAGATTTTGATGTAGAGTACCCTGATTCGGAAGATACTCTGTCTGAAGATTTTGAAGATGAAGAACCTTCTCCAAAGGAGTATGGGAACCCTAAGACATCGGCCGGTATTGACAGTATAAGAAAAATAAGAGGTATCTTTAAGAAATCAAAGGAAACCGGTGCTGCTAAAACATCTGCTCCTGCAGCGGCTGAATCTGCCCGGATGTTTACAGGTGCTGCTGTGCCTCCAAAGAGCTTGGAGGAAACTCTTAAGGGAATATATAAGGAATCTTTCGGTGAGCATCTTCAGAGGTTGATAAATAAGAAGGGACTTAAGGCTTCAGAAGTATATGCCGCAGCAAATATGTCCAAGCAGTATTTTTCCAAGCTTCTTAATGATAAGGTAAAACCTTCCAAAGAAAAGATGCTTGCACTTGCAGTGGGACTTCGGCTCAATATGGATGAAACCGTGGATTTTCTGAGGCTTGCCGGTTATGCGATGTCTCCGATATCACAGACGGATGCTGTTGTGGAGTACTTCATCCGAAAGCAGGAGTACAATGTTATGCAAATAGATGTTGTGCTTTATGAGTACGGACTTGATCCGATTTCAAAATATTCATAA